A single window of Halobacillus naozhouensis DNA harbors:
- a CDS encoding TerC family protein — translation MESIWLEYGWTLLVLIGLEGILSADNALVLAVIAKHLPEEEKKRAIDYGILMAFIFRFAAIFLISFLAGVWQVQAIGAAYLIYLGVKHVYATFFVKKNEGEEDEEDKTGAGFWPTVAKIGVADVAFAIDSILAAVALAVTLPATPLPQFGGMDGGKYAVIVIATIAGLVLIKFAANWFVQLLEKRPGLETAAYLIVTWVGVKLAIITLSHHNVGVLPETFAHSTTWTIIFWTVLLAIAIGGWFMSDKSKNSQKEYSN, via the coding sequence ATGGAATCAATCTGGCTCGAATATGGCTGGACTTTACTGGTATTAATTGGTCTGGAGGGAATATTATCTGCTGATAATGCCCTTGTGCTTGCGGTGATTGCCAAGCATTTACCAGAAGAAGAAAAGAAACGTGCAATCGATTATGGTATTCTTATGGCCTTTATTTTCCGATTTGCTGCTATCTTCCTTATCTCATTTTTGGCAGGTGTCTGGCAAGTTCAGGCGATTGGGGCAGCTTACCTCATTTACCTCGGTGTCAAACATGTGTATGCCACGTTTTTCGTTAAGAAAAACGAAGGCGAAGAAGATGAAGAAGATAAAACAGGGGCCGGTTTTTGGCCTACTGTAGCAAAAATCGGTGTTGCCGACGTGGCTTTTGCCATCGACTCCATTCTGGCAGCCGTGGCCCTGGCCGTCACATTGCCAGCTACTCCCCTTCCGCAGTTCGGTGGAATGGATGGAGGTAAATATGCAGTCATCGTTATCGCTACCATCGCAGGACTGGTGCTCATTAAATTTGCGGCTAACTGGTTTGTACAACTTCTTGAAAAACGTCCCGGCTTGGAGACAGCAGCTTATTTAATCGTCACGTGGGTAGGTGTAAAGCTAGCTATTATTACTCTGTCCCACCACAATGTCGGTGTGCTGCCTGAAACATTTGCTCACAGTACAACCTGGACGATTATTTTCTGGACTGTCCTACTGGCCATCGCAATTGGCGGATGGTTCATGTCTGATAAGAGTAAGAACTCACAGAAAGAGTATTCTAACTAA
- the lspA gene encoding signal peptidase II produces the protein MYIYYLIAAAIVAIDQLTKWIIVRTMEIRESIPVIEDFFYITSHRNRGAAWGILQGQMWFFYIVTVIVIGVIIYYMGQYAKQSRFVGVALALILGGAIGNFIDRLFRKEVVDFLNFYIGNYNFPIFNVADSSLVIGVIFVLIATFVDERRQKKGVKA, from the coding sequence ATGTATATATACTATTTGATTGCTGCTGCAATTGTCGCCATTGATCAGCTGACAAAGTGGATCATTGTACGGACGATGGAGATACGTGAATCCATTCCTGTTATAGAGGATTTCTTTTACATCACCTCCCATCGAAATCGAGGCGCAGCATGGGGAATCCTGCAAGGTCAAATGTGGTTTTTCTACATCGTTACCGTCATCGTAATTGGTGTAATTATCTATTATATGGGTCAATACGCGAAACAAAGCAGATTCGTTGGGGTGGCCCTTGCTTTAATCTTAGGCGGTGCGATTGGGAACTTCATTGACCGGTTATTTCGAAAAGAAGTCGTTGATTTTCTAAATTTCTATATTGGAAACTATAATTTTCCGATCTTTAATGTGGCTGATTCATCGCTCGTTATAGGCGTGATCTTTGTGCTTATTGCTACATTTGTTGATGAACGACGCCAGAAAAAAGGAGTAAAAGCATGA
- a CDS encoding DivIVA domain-containing protein → MPLTPLDIHNKEFTRGFRGYDEDEVNEFLDQVIKDYEIVIRKKKELEREVEQMNERLGHFNTIETTLNKSILVAQETAEEVKNSATKESKLIVREAEKNADRIINEALEKSRRIAVEVEEMKKQAKVFKMRLRMLVEAQVEMIDNDDWDHLFETEFDEEIDLKEELANNNT, encoded by the coding sequence GTGCCTTTAACACCACTTGATATTCACAATAAAGAATTTACACGCGGGTTCAGAGGGTATGATGAAGATGAAGTAAATGAATTTCTGGATCAAGTCATCAAAGATTATGAAATCGTCATTCGTAAGAAGAAGGAACTCGAACGTGAAGTCGAACAGATGAATGAACGTCTAGGTCACTTCAATACGATTGAAACGACGTTGAATAAATCTATTCTTGTCGCGCAGGAAACAGCAGAAGAAGTTAAAAATAGTGCGACGAAGGAATCGAAACTTATCGTCCGTGAAGCGGAAAAAAATGCGGACCGTATTATAAATGAAGCGCTTGAGAAATCCAGACGAATTGCTGTAGAAGTAGAAGAAATGAAAAAACAGGCGAAAGTGTTCAAGATGAGACTGCGTATGCTTGTGGAAGCGCAGGTTGAAATGATTGATAATGATGACTGGGATCATCTCTTTGAAACTGAGTTCGATGAAGAAATTGATCTGAAGGAAGAGCTGGCAAACAATAATACTTGA
- a CDS encoding YggS family pyridoxal phosphate-dependent enzyme: MTVAENLTKMNKTIEQACRRSDRNPEEITIIAVTKYVSIERTKEALEAGITNLGENRKEGFLEKYESIEDQAAWHFIGTLQSRKVKDVIHKIDQLHSLDRRSLAKEINKRAEEPVSCFVQVNVSGEESKHGLPLEEVESFIEDMKAYDKVKVVGLMAMAPHIEEEEGLRAVFRKLRALRDRVRDKQLAHAPCEWLSMGMSNDYEIAIEEGATHIRVGSSLVG; the protein is encoded by the coding sequence ATGACTGTGGCAGAAAACTTAACAAAAATGAACAAAACGATTGAGCAGGCGTGCCGGAGAAGTGATCGTAATCCAGAGGAGATTACGATCATCGCCGTAACGAAATACGTTTCGATTGAGAGGACAAAGGAAGCATTGGAAGCCGGGATTACGAATCTTGGTGAAAACAGGAAAGAAGGCTTCCTTGAAAAGTATGAAAGTATAGAGGATCAGGCTGCGTGGCATTTCATTGGTACACTACAATCGCGCAAAGTGAAAGATGTGATCCATAAAATAGATCAGCTTCACTCCTTAGATCGCCGTTCCCTGGCTAAAGAAATTAATAAGCGGGCTGAAGAACCTGTTTCTTGTTTTGTACAAGTTAATGTCAGTGGGGAGGAATCGAAACATGGCCTCCCGCTAGAAGAAGTGGAATCGTTCATTGAGGATATGAAGGCATATGACAAAGTTAAGGTAGTCGGGTTAATGGCTATGGCCCCGCATATCGAGGAAGAAGAGGGATTAAGAGCCGTTTTTAGAAAACTACGTGCTTTACGTGACCGGGTAAGGGACAAGCAACTGGCCCACGCTCCTTGCGAATGGCTGTCCATGGGAATGAGTAATGATTATGAGATAGCCATTGAAGAAGGAGCCACCCACATTCGAGTCGGTTCTAGTTTAGTAGGATAA
- a CDS encoding YggT family protein, with amino-acid sequence MDQLFNVLFFAINIYSWLLIIYILLSWFPGARESSFGEILSKMCEPFLEPFRKIIPPLGMIDLSPLVAIFVLRFAGQGLQVLFNMIFY; translated from the coding sequence ATGGATCAGTTGTTTAATGTTTTATTTTTTGCGATTAATATTTATAGTTGGCTCTTAATTATTTACATTCTATTGTCCTGGTTCCCAGGTGCAAGAGAGTCAAGTTTCGGCGAGATTCTCAGTAAAATGTGTGAACCGTTTCTAGAGCCGTTTCGAAAGATCATCCCGCCTTTAGGAATGATTGATTTATCTCCTCTTGTGGCCATTTTCGTATTACGGTTTGCAGGACAAGGTCTACAAGTTTTATTTAACATGATCTTTTATTAA
- a CDS encoding cell division protein SepF has translation MSMKNKFKSFFTLEDEYEYVDEDRMDSEEEEEEIAPMQRNRQRQEHQNVVSLKSAKSSSKMVLSEPKTYNEAQEIADQLVNRKAVVINLQRVDHHQAKRIVDFLSGTVYAIGGDIQKLGAQTFLCTPDNVEISGTISEMLMGEEEDTSRRW, from the coding sequence ATGAGCATGAAAAACAAATTCAAATCTTTTTTTACATTGGAAGATGAATATGAATATGTGGATGAAGATAGAATGGATAGTGAAGAAGAGGAAGAAGAAATTGCACCTATGCAGAGAAACAGGCAAAGACAGGAACATCAAAATGTAGTGAGCCTGAAAAGTGCCAAGTCTTCTTCTAAGATGGTTCTGAGTGAACCTAAAACGTATAATGAAGCTCAGGAAATAGCTGACCAGCTTGTGAATCGTAAAGCGGTGGTCATTAATTTGCAGCGAGTCGACCATCATCAAGCGAAGCGAATTGTGGATTTTCTCAGCGGTACCGTTTATGCTATAGGTGGAGACATTCAAAAACTTGGTGCCCAGACATTTCTATGCACACCAGATAATGTGGAGATCTCTGGTACGATTTCAGAAATGCTGATGGGTGAAGAAGAAGATACGAGTAGAAGGTGGTAA
- a CDS encoding RNA-binding protein — translation MEIYQHFREDERLFIDQVIAWENDVEMRYERKESDFLNPREQQIVSAVMGNNSVLKWGLYGGSENSERKRAVIAPEYEVISDQDFNVVLLEASYPDKFMTLEHRDVLGAFMSLGIRREKLGDLIVQDGWIHILAASEISDYICMNFTGVKKAKVSFEQKPLSSMMESNEVWQSKDATLSSLRLDVVVKEIYGVSRKKAAMYIEAGHVKVNFKTVESSSFLLEAGDLLSVRGNGRSRVDQINGMTKKEKYRVTISKLIG, via the coding sequence ATGGAAATCTATCAGCATTTCAGGGAAGACGAGCGTCTGTTCATTGATCAGGTGATCGCCTGGGAAAATGATGTAGAGATGCGCTATGAACGCAAAGAAAGTGACTTTCTCAACCCGCGGGAACAACAGATCGTGAGCGCTGTCATGGGGAATAACTCTGTGCTGAAATGGGGCTTATACGGCGGCTCTGAAAACAGTGAAAGAAAACGAGCGGTCATAGCTCCTGAATATGAAGTGATTAGCGATCAAGATTTCAATGTGGTGTTGTTAGAAGCAAGTTATCCTGATAAGTTTATGACACTTGAGCACAGGGATGTACTTGGGGCATTTATGTCTCTCGGCATTCGCAGGGAAAAACTCGGGGACCTTATCGTTCAGGATGGATGGATTCATATTCTGGCTGCTTCTGAAATCAGTGATTACATATGCATGAATTTTACCGGAGTGAAAAAAGCAAAAGTAAGCTTCGAGCAAAAACCGCTCAGCTCGATGATGGAGAGTAACGAAGTGTGGCAGTCAAAAGACGCCACGTTAAGCTCCTTAAGGCTTGATGTTGTTGTGAAAGAAATATACGGTGTCTCACGCAAAAAGGCAGCGATGTATATTGAAGCAGGCCATGTGAAAGTCAACTTCAAAACGGTGGAAAGCTCGTCTTTCCTTTTAGAAGCCGGAGATCTCCTATCTGTCCGGGGGAATGGAAGAAGCAGAGTGGACCAAATCAATGGCATGACAAAAAAGGAAAAGTATCGTGTGACGATTTCTAAATTAATTGGATAA
- the pyrR gene encoding bifunctional pyr operon transcriptional regulator/uracil phosphoribosyltransferase PyrR — protein sequence MERKATVLDDAAIRRALTRISHEIIEKNKGVEEVVLVGIKTRGVPIAERLRSKIESIEGESLPGGELDITLYRDDLSKKGNQADPDVKETNITEDITNKKVILVDDVLYTGRTVRAAMDALMDHGRPSQIQLAVLVDRGHRELPIRADYVGKNVPTSLNEVVTVSLSETDAADEVYISEK from the coding sequence ATGGAGAGAAAAGCAACAGTACTTGATGATGCAGCGATTCGACGGGCTCTTACGAGAATTTCCCACGAAATCATTGAGAAAAATAAAGGCGTAGAAGAGGTCGTACTAGTAGGGATTAAAACACGCGGTGTTCCGATAGCTGAGCGTCTACGTTCAAAAATAGAGAGCATAGAGGGAGAATCACTCCCTGGAGGCGAGCTCGATATTACTCTTTATCGTGATGATCTTTCGAAAAAAGGAAATCAAGCTGACCCGGATGTAAAAGAAACGAACATTACCGAAGATATAACGAACAAAAAAGTAATCTTAGTAGATGATGTGCTTTATACGGGCCGCACGGTGCGTGCCGCAATGGACGCCCTTATGGACCACGGAAGGCCATCACAAATCCAGTTAGCTGTTCTAGTAGACCGCGGTCACCGCGAACTTCCGATTCGTGCGGATTACGTTGGAAAGAATGTTCCTACTTCACTAAATGAAGTGGTGACCGTCTCACTGTCAGAAACGGATGCTGCTGATGAAGTATATATTTCTGAAAAATAA
- the pgeF gene encoding peptidoglycan editing factor PgeF, giving the protein MEGNRGGIMTEPFKHQASRHLSCLEEYGVKAGITTRQNGYSEVPYASLNMGLHVGDAVTDVLRNRKELANDLGFPLEQWVMGQQVHGTGIHVVKQEDAGRGAFAKEQAIADVDGLITNQKDLLLTAFYADCVPLLFIDPVAEWIGIAHAGWKGTVHDMTGRMVTALTSQGATVANLRMVIGPAIGERNYEVDHHVIQHIPEAYKKKVSIPTGSDKYLLDLKELNKQIAIHAGLRESHIYKTNLCTFDEEELFYSHRRDHGKTGRMLAYIGL; this is encoded by the coding sequence ATGGAGGGAAATCGAGGTGGTATAATGACCGAGCCTTTCAAACACCAGGCGTCGAGACATTTATCGTGTTTAGAAGAATATGGCGTAAAAGCAGGAATAACGACGAGACAGAACGGGTATAGTGAAGTGCCATACGCTTCCTTAAATATGGGGTTGCATGTTGGAGATGCGGTAACTGACGTGTTGCGAAATCGCAAAGAACTTGCAAATGATCTGGGCTTTCCATTAGAACAATGGGTGATGGGGCAACAAGTCCATGGCACAGGCATACATGTGGTCAAACAGGAAGATGCAGGGAGAGGAGCATTTGCTAAGGAGCAAGCGATTGCTGATGTAGATGGATTGATTACCAATCAGAAAGACCTTCTGCTTACCGCTTTCTATGCGGATTGTGTTCCTCTTCTTTTCATCGACCCAGTAGCAGAATGGATTGGGATTGCCCATGCAGGCTGGAAAGGCACTGTGCATGATATGACAGGGCGAATGGTTACTGCATTGACGAGCCAGGGCGCCACTGTTGCAAACCTAAGGATGGTCATCGGACCTGCCATTGGTGAACGAAATTATGAAGTCGACCACCATGTTATTCAGCACATTCCCGAAGCTTATAAAAAGAAAGTGTCTATTCCTACGGGATCTGACAAATATTTGTTAGATTTAAAAGAGCTAAACAAACAAATCGCAATACATGCAGGTTTGCGCGAATCCCACATTTATAAGACAAATTTATGTACGTTTGATGAAGAGGAGCTATTCTATTCACATCGGCGTGACCATGGGAAAACGGGAAGAATGCTGGCTTACATTGGTCTTTAA
- a CDS encoding RluA family pseudouridine synthase, translating to MSEYYQAKDTDQSKRIDKLLADIIDDASRSQVQGWLKEDLVLVNEQPVKSNYKIQEGDVITWTIPEPKPLELKAENIDLEIVYEDRDVIVVNKPSGMVVHPSAGHESGTLVNALLYHCDDLSGINGVERPGIVHRIDKDTSGLLMVAKHDRAHESLVTQLKDKTVERKYMAIVHGSISHEYGTIDAPIGRDTKDRQRMAVVEGGRDAVTHFKVLDHFPEFTLVECTLETGRTHQIRVHMRYINHPLAGDPKYGPRKTLDLDGQALHAKTLGFDHPTTGERLTFEIEPPAEFTETIQHLRNRS from the coding sequence ATGAGTGAATACTATCAGGCAAAAGATACTGACCAGTCAAAGCGAATTGATAAACTGTTAGCGGATATCATAGACGATGCTTCACGGTCACAAGTGCAGGGCTGGTTAAAAGAGGACCTTGTATTAGTCAACGAACAACCTGTCAAAAGTAATTATAAAATTCAAGAAGGGGATGTTATTACGTGGACCATTCCTGAACCTAAGCCATTAGAACTGAAGGCAGAAAATATCGATCTTGAAATTGTATATGAAGATCGCGATGTGATTGTCGTCAATAAGCCTTCAGGGATGGTCGTTCACCCTTCAGCTGGCCACGAAAGTGGGACACTCGTAAACGCTCTGCTGTATCATTGTGATGACTTATCAGGTATAAACGGAGTAGAGCGGCCCGGTATCGTTCACCGGATTGATAAAGATACGAGCGGCCTGTTGATGGTAGCCAAACATGATCGTGCCCATGAGTCGCTGGTTACTCAACTTAAGGACAAAACAGTGGAACGAAAATATATGGCGATTGTTCACGGATCAATCTCTCATGAATATGGGACGATAGATGCGCCGATTGGACGAGATACGAAAGACCGTCAGCGTATGGCAGTCGTAGAAGGAGGCCGGGATGCGGTCACACACTTCAAAGTACTTGACCATTTCCCTGAATTCACCCTCGTTGAATGTACATTGGAGACGGGAAGAACCCACCAAATTCGTGTTCACATGCGTTATATTAACCATCCCCTGGCAGGGGATCCTAAGTATGGTCCGAGAAAAACGCTCGATTTAGACGGACAAGCCCTTCACGCAAAAACCCTGGGATTCGATCATCCCACCACAGGCGAGCGATTGACATTTGAAATCGAACCACCTGCGGAATTCACGGAAACCATCCAACACCTTAGAAATAGAAGTTGA
- a CDS encoding solute carrier family 23 protein, translated as MNSTEGAIGIREIPKAHKWITLSIQHLFAMFGATILVPFLTGLSPAVALVSSGFGTLAYLLITRGRIPAYLGSSFAFIYPIVEVSKSSGVAGAMIGSFLAGLVYGMVALLITIFGLNWLIKLLPPVVVGPVIIVIGLGLSSTAIDMAMYLPGEGQVYSATHFTVALVTLGITILATVFLRGFLSLLPILFGIIGGYVFAMTQGIVDTTEIQTEWQNITSAGSIGGFFQALFQMPEFLIPFKDFSPTEVFSWHIVLVMVPFALVTITEHIGDQMVLSKVVGKNFLKEPGLNRSILGDGVATMMASFLGGPPNTTYGENIGVLAITKVYSVFVIGGAAIVAILFGFMGMSTAVIGSIPSAVMGGVSILLFGTIASSGLRMLIDNQVDFGEKRNLIIASVILVLGVGGAFIQVTDEVQIAGMALSAIVGVLLNLILPGKEKSQGNGRMFEAPEVEQQKQNDGAA; from the coding sequence ATGAACTCAACAGAAGGAGCTATCGGTATCCGAGAAATACCGAAAGCACATAAATGGATTACATTAAGCATTCAGCACTTATTCGCCATGTTTGGCGCAACAATACTTGTACCATTTCTAACCGGATTATCCCCAGCCGTCGCCCTAGTTTCAAGCGGATTTGGTACATTGGCTTATCTGCTAATCACAAGAGGAAGGATTCCAGCCTACCTAGGTTCAAGTTTTGCTTTCATATATCCCATTGTAGAGGTGTCCAAGTCGAGTGGTGTAGCTGGAGCGATGATTGGCAGTTTTTTAGCTGGCCTTGTGTACGGTATGGTTGCCTTACTCATCACCATATTCGGGTTAAATTGGCTGATTAAACTGCTTCCACCAGTTGTGGTAGGACCTGTAATCATTGTCATTGGTTTAGGACTGTCCTCTACAGCTATTGATATGGCGATGTATTTGCCAGGTGAAGGGCAGGTGTATAGTGCTACACACTTTACGGTAGCGCTCGTGACGTTAGGGATTACGATCCTGGCCACAGTCTTTCTAAGAGGATTTCTAAGCCTGCTGCCGATTTTATTCGGGATCATCGGTGGATATGTGTTCGCCATGACCCAGGGTATCGTCGATACTACTGAGATTCAGACAGAATGGCAGAACATAACATCCGCTGGATCAATCGGAGGCTTTTTCCAGGCTCTGTTCCAGATGCCAGAATTTCTGATTCCCTTTAAGGACTTTTCACCAACGGAAGTATTTAGCTGGCATATCGTCCTGGTCATGGTGCCGTTTGCCCTTGTTACTATTACGGAACACATTGGTGATCAAATGGTATTATCCAAGGTTGTCGGCAAGAACTTCTTAAAGGAACCTGGCCTAAATCGTTCCATTCTTGGGGATGGCGTCGCTACGATGATGGCTTCATTCCTCGGGGGCCCGCCGAATACAACATATGGCGAGAATATAGGAGTCCTCGCCATTACGAAAGTGTACAGCGTATTCGTAATCGGCGGCGCTGCTATTGTAGCCATCCTGTTCGGGTTTATGGGAATGAGCACAGCCGTGATTGGGTCGATTCCTTCAGCCGTAATGGGCGGTGTGTCGATTCTGTTATTCGGAACGATCGCCTCAAGTGGCTTACGAATGTTAATAGACAATCAAGTAGATTTTGGAGAAAAACGTAATTTAATTATCGCCTCTGTGATCCTCGTGCTTGGAGTAGGCGGTGCATTTATTCAAGTGACAGATGAAGTCCAGATTGCAGGTATGGCACTATCAGCGATCGTAGGGGTTTTACTGAACCTCATTCTCCCTGGAAAAGAAAAAAGCCAGGGTAATGGCCGGATGTTTGAAGCACCTGAAGTGGAACAACAGAAGCAGAATGATGGAGCAGCATAA
- the ileS gene encoding isoleucine--tRNA ligase, which translates to MNYKETLLMPKTEFPMRGNLPNREPEMQKTWEDLNIYQEVQKRTEGRPLFVLHDGPPYANGSLHMGHALNKSLKDFIVRYKSMAGYHAPYVPGWDTHGLPIESALAKKKVDRKKMSVAEFRKRCAEYALGQLDSQRTEFKRMGVRGDWDNPYITLNKDYEAEQIKVFGDMAKKGYIYKGLKPVFWSPSSESALAEAEIEYQDKRSPSIYVAFDVKDGKGLLEGDEKFIIWTTTPWTIPSNLGIALNPGYDYAVVQVDQNKFIIARDLLDTVAEKLEWTDYEVKQVFKGKEADRITAKHPLYDRESLVVLGDHVTVDGGTGCVHTAPGHGEDDFWVGQQYGLDVLCPVDHKGVFTEEAPGYEGMFYDKANKPITDELKEAGALLSLAFITHSYPHDWRTKKPTIFRATDQWFASIKDFREDLLEEINQVKWTPKWGETRLYNMVRDRQDWCISRQRTWGVPIPVFYAENGTPIITDETISHVSELFREHGSNVWFEREAKDLLPDGFTSEHSPNGEFTKETDIMDVWFDSGSSHQGVLHQREELNRPADLYLEGSDQYRGWFNSSLSTAVAVTGKAPFKGILSHGFALDGNGRKMSKSLGNVIIPDKVMKQLGADIIRLWVASADYQADVRISDKILKQVAEVYRKVRNTFRFLLGNLHDFDPNIDMVSDENLQEVDQYMLHRLHTLVGDVRQAYDDYEFSVVYNKIHNFCTIDLSSFYLDFAKDILYIEAKSHPYRRSIQTVYYKILTSLVKLMSPITPHTADEAWKFIPGVDTASVQLTDMPEANDPVDAALVEKWDHFMEVRDDVLKALEAARNEKVIGKSLEARVTLVPKNDKTREVLTSIDHIHQLLIVSDATVATEATDAQSYEHVNVEVVKHSGEKCERCWVSSDDIGKDQDHPELCGRCATVVKEHYEV; encoded by the coding sequence ATGAATTACAAAGAAACATTGTTGATGCCAAAAACAGAATTTCCGATGCGAGGCAATTTACCGAATCGTGAGCCGGAAATGCAAAAAACATGGGAAGACTTAAATATTTATCAGGAAGTTCAAAAACGGACAGAAGGTCGTCCGTTGTTCGTGTTGCACGATGGACCTCCTTATGCCAACGGAAGCCTGCACATGGGGCATGCATTAAATAAATCATTAAAAGATTTTATTGTGCGATATAAATCAATGGCTGGTTACCATGCACCATACGTACCTGGCTGGGATACGCATGGACTGCCGATTGAATCTGCCCTAGCTAAGAAAAAGGTTGATCGAAAAAAGATGTCTGTTGCGGAATTCCGCAAGCGCTGCGCCGAATATGCTTTAGGTCAGCTGGACAGTCAGCGAACTGAATTTAAACGGATGGGAGTTCGCGGGGACTGGGATAATCCTTATATTACATTAAATAAAGATTATGAAGCCGAACAAATTAAGGTGTTTGGTGACATGGCTAAGAAAGGGTATATTTATAAAGGTCTTAAGCCAGTTTTCTGGTCTCCATCTTCTGAATCTGCCTTAGCTGAGGCTGAAATTGAGTACCAGGATAAACGTTCACCGTCTATTTATGTAGCTTTTGACGTTAAAGATGGTAAAGGGCTGCTGGAGGGTGATGAGAAATTCATTATCTGGACGACAACGCCTTGGACGATTCCATCTAACTTAGGGATCGCTTTAAATCCGGGCTATGACTACGCTGTTGTTCAAGTAGATCAGAATAAATTTATCATTGCTCGCGATTTGTTGGACACTGTAGCTGAAAAGCTTGAGTGGACAGATTATGAAGTGAAGCAAGTTTTCAAAGGAAAAGAAGCGGATCGTATAACGGCCAAACATCCATTGTATGATCGTGAATCGCTCGTCGTTCTTGGTGATCATGTAACGGTTGATGGCGGTACAGGATGTGTTCACACAGCACCTGGTCACGGGGAAGATGACTTCTGGGTAGGACAGCAATATGGTCTTGATGTTCTTTGTCCTGTCGATCATAAAGGTGTGTTCACAGAGGAAGCACCAGGCTATGAAGGCATGTTCTATGATAAAGCTAACAAACCTATTACGGATGAATTGAAAGAAGCGGGTGCCTTGTTAAGCCTTGCGTTCATTACACACTCTTACCCTCATGATTGGCGTACGAAGAAACCGACTATTTTCCGGGCAACGGATCAATGGTTCGCTTCGATTAAAGATTTCCGGGAAGACCTACTGGAGGAAATCAATCAAGTAAAATGGACGCCTAAGTGGGGAGAAACACGTTTGTATAACATGGTCCGCGATCGTCAGGACTGGTGTATTTCCCGCCAGCGTACCTGGGGCGTGCCGATTCCTGTTTTCTATGCTGAAAATGGCACACCGATCATTACAGACGAAACGATCAGTCACGTATCCGAGCTATTCCGTGAACACGGTTCGAATGTCTGGTTTGAGCGAGAAGCAAAAGATTTGCTTCCTGATGGATTTACGTCTGAGCATAGTCCGAATGGCGAGTTTACCAAAGAAACTGACATTATGGACGTATGGTTTGATTCCGGCTCATCCCACCAGGGTGTACTGCATCAAAGAGAGGAGCTCAATCGTCCTGCCGATCTTTATTTGGAAGGATCCGACCAATACAGAGGCTGGTTTAACTCTTCCCTATCAACAGCGGTTGCGGTTACAGGAAAGGCTCCGTTCAAAGGTATCTTGAGTCATGGGTTTGCTCTTGATGGCAACGGCCGCAAGATGAGTAAGTCGCTTGGAAATGTAATCATTCCCGACAAAGTGATGAAGCAGCTGGGCGCCGATATTATTCGCCTTTGGGTCGCTTCCGCGGATTACCAGGCCGATGTCAGAATTTCCGATAAAATTTTGAAGCAAGTGGCTGAAGTATATCGTAAGGTTCGTAACACCTTCCGCTTCCTGCTCGGTAATTTACACGACTTTGATCCAAACATAGACATGGTGAGTGATGAGAACCTGCAAGAAGTGGATCAGTATATGCTGCATCGTCTCCATACGCTTGTGGGTGATGTTCGCCAGGCATATGATGACTACGAATTTTCTGTTGTCTATAACAAGATACACAATTTCTGTACCATTGATTTAAGTTCGTTTTATTTAGATTTTGCAAAAGATATTCTGTATATTGAAGCAAAAAGCCACCCGTATCGTCGCAGCATCCAGACGGTTTACTACAAAATTCTAACGTCTCTCGTGAAGCTGATGTCACCGATTACCCCACATACGGCCGATGAAGCATGGAAGTTTATTCCGGGAGTAGATACTGCCAGTGTCCAGCTGACAGATATGCCGGAAGCAAATGACCCTGTCGATGCAGCACTCGTGGAGAAATGGGATCACTTTATGGAAGTTCGCGATGACGTGTTAAAAGCACTTGAAGCGGCCCGTAATGAAAAAGTGATCGGAAAATCACTGGAGGCCCGTGTGACGCTGGTTCCTAAGAATGATAAAACACGAGAAGTTCTTACGAGTATTGATCACATACATCAGCTGCTGATTGTGTCGGATGCAACTGTTGCAACAGAGGCAACAGACGCTCAGTCTTATGAGCATGTGAACGTAGAAGTTGTGAAGCATTCAGGTGAAAAATGTGAGCGCTGCTGGGTATCTTCTGATGATATTGGAAAAGATCAGGATCATCCAGAATTGTGTGGACGTTGTGCAACTGTTGTTAAAGAACATTATGAAGTATAA